The Henningerozyma blattae CBS 6284 chromosome 9, complete genome DNA segment CAAATGTTACTTAGAGATTCAATTATTGGTCCATTGAGAATCGATAACGATCAACAGAAACAATTAGAACTACAGGAGttagaaaaacaaaagtaTCAAAAAAATGGCATTAAACCAActcaacaaaataaatcaaaaaatattgatccAAATGATGTTGAAGCTATGTTTTCTGCAGTAGTTGGTGGTGATAATGATATcgaagatgatgatgatgactTAGATGCTGTTCATTCCTTTGAAATTGCCAATGAAGCGGTTGAAATTGTAAAGAAACGTTGTCAAGAAATCGATTATCCGGTGTTGGAGGAATACGATTTTAGAAATGACCATCGTAATCCAGATTTGGATATTGATTTGAAACCTTCTACTCAGATTAGACCTTATCAAGAAAAATCATTGAGTAAAATGTTTGGTAATGGTCGTGCAAGATCAggtattattgttttacCATGTGGTGCTGGTAAAACTTTAGTCGGTATTACTGCAGCTTGTACCATTAAAAAATCGGTTATTGTTCTATGCACATCGTCTGTGTCTGTTATGCAATGGAGGCAACAATTTTTACAATGGTGTACTCTACAGCCGGAGAATTGTGCAGTTTTCACTTCAGATAACAAAGAAATGTTCCAAACAGAGTCTGGTTTGGTCGTATCAACTTACTCTATGGTAGCTAATACAAGAAATAGATCTCATGATTCTCAAAAAGTTATGGATTTCTTAACTGGAAGAGAATGGgggtttattattttggatGAAGTTCATGTCGTACCAGCTGCTATGTTTAGAAGAGTTGTTTCTGCTATTGCAGCACATGCAAAGTTAGGGTTAACTGCTACTTTAGTCAGAGAAGATGATAAGATTAGtgatttgaatttcttgatTGGTCCAAAATTATATGAAGCAAATTGGATGGAATTATCACAAAAAGGGCACATTGCTAACGTCCAATGTGCTGAAGTTTGGTGTCCAATGACAGCTGAATTCTatcaagaatatttaagaGAAAACGCAAGAAAGAGGATGTTACTGTACATTATGAATCCAACAAAATTCCAAGCATGccaatttttaatacaatATCATGAACGTAGGGGTGATAAAATCATTGTGTTTTCTGATAATGTGTATGCTTTACAGGAGTATGCCCTAAAATTAGGTAAACCATTTATTTATGGTTCTACACCTCAGCAAGAGCGtatgaatattttacaaaatttcCAATATAATGATCAAATTAACACTATTTTCTTATCAAAGGTTGGTGATACTTCCATTGATTTACCAGAAGCAACATGTTTGATCCAAATTTCTTCTCATTATGGTTCTCGTCGTCAAGAAGCTCAAAGATTGGGTAGAATTTTGAGAGCTAAGAGACGTAATGATGAAGGTTTCAACGCTTTCTTTTATTCTTTAGTATCTAAGGATACCCAAGAAATGTATTATTCAACTAAGAGGCAAGCTTTTTTGGTTGATCAAGGTTATGCTTTCAAAGTTATCACTCATTTACACGGTATGGAAAATTTACCAAATCTAGCGTATTCCTCTGCTAGAGAACGTAGAGAATTGCTACAAGAAGTTTTGTTAAAGAATGAAGAAGCAGCTGGTATTGAAATTGGTGACGATGCGGATAATAGTATCGGTCGTGGTGGTAACGCTCATAAAAAGATGAGATCTAAGGCAGTAAGAGGCGAAGGTTCTTTAGCTGGTCTTGCTGGTGGTGAAGATATGGCCTACATGGAATACAGCaccaataaaaataaagaccTAAAGGAACATCATCCATTGATTAGAAAAATGTactataaaaatttaaaaaaataagataaaTAAACATCTGTTTTTAACGAATCAATCTGCTTTTCTGTCTTTTGACTAAGTactatattttaaatcatgcataaaacaatatttagGCTAAAAAAGGCAACTATTGGAATTTAcaccattttttttattaaattatttatttaacgTTTGGaagaaatgaatataaattaatatattattagtagttAAATACATAAATACATATAATACACTTTTGTAATGTTACAATTTTGTATAACATaagtataatataatactaatgttaattattaatacaacCAAAGATAGTTTATAGACTATCCTTTTAGTTATTCGAATTCGAATTATTCGGTGTGCCATCAGTGATGCCCTGATTGTTATCGTCCATTAGGGATTTGTTTCCTTCAGTAGTGGGTGTATTTGGTTGGTTAATTTTGATTCGTTGAAGCTCTTCTaatgtaattttttctaaattatcaaCTGAATTTTGAACATacattttgaatttggaaACAAAATCGATAACTTCTATAACTCGCTGGTGTAATTCATGTCTTCgatcttcaaattcatgGATAGTGTTCTCATGTTGTTGTTCTAGCTCTTGTAGACTATATTCTGCTTCCTTCCTACGAGTATTCATAGAACGTTTAGcatctaatattttagtttcaattttttcaatttcaatctGTTGTGACAATAATTCGGTTTCAAAGTTTTgtttatcaatttcataTTGAGATTTCAATTGAGATAATTCTAGTTCCAA contains these protein-coding regions:
- the SSL2 gene encoding TFIIH/NER complex ATPase/helicase subunit SSL2 (similar to Saccharomyces cerevisiae SSL2 (YIL143C); ancestral locus Anc_5.695); this encodes MTDVTDPKSKSFPSMPAAFFSDDEDSAATDDNASTYEDDAVIQQVDDSNREFASTSVSSSASTFKTRRPKKSSKNSKSNSLNQVNEKDKAFLSADGNSLNVPADFKPDSVSGIFRNYDFSYLKLRPDHSSRPIWICPNDGRVILESFSPLAEQAQDFLVTIAEPVSRPSHIHEYKITAYSLYAAVSVGLETDDIISVLDRLSKVPVAPSIINFIKGATVSYGKVKLVIKHNRYFVETTQADILQMLLRDSIIGPLRIDNDQQKQLELQELEKQKYQKNGIKPTQQNKSKNIDPNDVEAMFSAVVGGDNDIEDDDDDLDAVHSFEIANEAVEIVKKRCQEIDYPVLEEYDFRNDHRNPDLDIDLKPSTQIRPYQEKSLSKMFGNGRARSGIIVLPCGAGKTLVGITAACTIKKSVIVLCTSSVSVMQWRQQFLQWCTLQPENCAVFTSDNKEMFQTESGLVVSTYSMVANTRNRSHDSQKVMDFLTGREWGFIILDEVHVVPAAMFRRVVSAIAAHAKLGLTATLVREDDKISDLNFLIGPKLYEANWMELSQKGHIANVQCAEVWCPMTAEFYQEYLRENARKRMLLYIMNPTKFQACQFLIQYHERRGDKIIVFSDNVYALQEYALKLGKPFIYGSTPQQERMNILQNFQYNDQINTIFLSKVGDTSIDLPEATCLIQISSHYGSRRQEAQRLGRILRAKRRNDEGFNAFFYSLVSKDTQEMYYSTKRQAFLVDQGYAFKVITHLHGMENLPNLAYSSARERRELLQEVLLKNEEAAGIEIGDDADNSIGRGGNAHKKMRSKAVRGEGSLAGLAGGEDMAYMEYSTNKNKDLKEHHPLIRKMYYKNLKK